In Amycolatopsis methanolica 239, a single genomic region encodes these proteins:
- a CDS encoding crotonase/enoyl-CoA hydratase family protein, with protein sequence MTDDAGSRPAAWRDGWTEGPDPLFGEPGQRTGDYRTLTYEVTGRIARITFDRPERGNAITADTPFELVDAVERADLDPGVHVILVSGRGKGFCGGYDLSIFAEQGAAPEGQDRAGTVLDAAAQARNHDPSRQWDPMADYALMSRFNRGYASLLHANKPTVAKLHGFCVAGGTDIALHCDLIVTADDTRIGYPPTRVWGVPATGLWAHRLGDQRAKRLLFTGDLITGRQAAEWGLAVESAPAEWLDEVTEALVARIALLPVNQLMMVKLAVNSALTTQGIHNSAVISTVFDGISRHTREGYAFQERARREGFRAAVRERDEPFGDQKRG encoded by the coding sequence ATGACCGATGACGCAGGCTCGCGTCCCGCGGCGTGGCGGGACGGGTGGACCGAGGGGCCGGACCCGCTGTTCGGCGAGCCCGGGCAGCGGACCGGGGACTACCGGACACTGACCTACGAGGTGACCGGGCGGATCGCCCGGATCACGTTCGACCGGCCGGAGCGGGGGAACGCGATCACCGCCGACACCCCGTTCGAACTGGTCGACGCGGTGGAACGCGCCGACCTCGACCCGGGCGTGCACGTGATCCTCGTTTCCGGGCGGGGCAAGGGTTTCTGCGGCGGCTACGACCTGTCGATCTTCGCCGAGCAGGGTGCGGCGCCGGAAGGCCAGGACCGCGCGGGGACCGTGCTGGACGCGGCCGCGCAGGCACGCAACCACGACCCGTCCCGGCAGTGGGACCCGATGGCCGACTACGCGCTGATGAGCCGGTTCAACCGCGGTTACGCCAGCCTGCTGCACGCGAACAAGCCGACGGTGGCGAAGCTGCACGGGTTCTGCGTGGCGGGCGGCACGGACATCGCGCTGCACTGCGACCTGATCGTGACCGCCGACGACACCCGGATCGGCTACCCGCCCACCCGGGTGTGGGGCGTGCCCGCGACCGGCCTGTGGGCCCACCGGCTCGGCGACCAGCGCGCCAAGCGGCTGCTCTTCACCGGCGACCTCATCACCGGGCGGCAGGCGGCGGAGTGGGGGCTGGCGGTGGAGTCCGCGCCCGCGGAGTGGCTGGACGAGGTGACCGAGGCGCTGGTGGCCAGGATAGCGCTGCTGCCGGTGAACCAGCTGATGATGGTGAAGCTCGCGGTGAACAGCGCGCTGACCACGCAGGGGATCCACAACTCGGCGGTGATCAGCACCGTGTTCGACGGCATCTCCCGGCACACGCGCGAGGGCTACGCCTTCCAGGAGCGCGCGCGGCGGGAGGGGTTCCGCGCGGCGGTGCGGGAGCGGGACGAGCCGTTCGGGGATCAGAAGCGCGGGTGA
- a CDS encoding PucR family transcriptional regulator has product MPTDNSGIDALVTALLGELDDLADAVSERIRREVVLYQAGDPVPVGSLRQSVLDNAELILRQFVSEHAPDLSAPWATGRERAQQGAPLPEVVRAYRVGFAHLWDALVARARASEVDDRVLVDFAATVWRLVGTYTDAMADAYRDTASQIMLEREHERSMLVEALFTGVLGSQDTLWEAAQTLGLPVEGCFVVVAAENPELGKRSLVGIEPRLRAGGIRSAWRLSPEEHIGVLALPYPSLGERLPDLLRGGATVRIGLSPAYPHLRETPRALRLARLALGTLPPGQADVAPWDDAPVAVLIAAAPGEAERVASTVFGPLLDLPPADRKVLVDTLDAWFACGGSAAEAGKRLYCHANTVRYRLRRVEELTGRGLGDPKAVAELATALQVVRLLPVRG; this is encoded by the coding sequence GTGCCAACGGACAACTCGGGCATCGACGCCCTGGTCACCGCGCTGCTCGGCGAGCTCGACGACCTCGCCGACGCGGTTTCCGAACGCATCCGCCGCGAGGTCGTGCTCTACCAGGCCGGTGATCCGGTGCCTGTCGGGTCGCTGCGGCAGTCGGTGCTGGACAACGCCGAACTGATCCTGCGGCAGTTCGTCAGCGAGCACGCGCCCGACCTGTCCGCGCCGTGGGCCACCGGACGCGAGCGAGCCCAGCAGGGTGCGCCGTTGCCGGAGGTGGTGCGGGCCTACCGCGTCGGGTTCGCGCACCTGTGGGACGCGCTGGTGGCCAGGGCGCGGGCGTCCGAGGTGGACGACCGGGTTCTGGTCGACTTCGCGGCGACGGTGTGGCGGCTGGTCGGGACCTACACCGACGCGATGGCCGACGCCTACCGGGACACCGCCTCGCAGATCATGCTGGAACGCGAGCACGAGCGGTCGATGCTGGTCGAGGCGCTGTTCACCGGTGTGCTCGGCAGCCAGGACACGCTGTGGGAGGCCGCGCAGACGCTGGGACTGCCGGTGGAGGGCTGCTTCGTCGTCGTGGCCGCCGAGAACCCGGAGCTGGGGAAACGCTCTCTGGTGGGCATCGAGCCGCGGCTGCGGGCGGGCGGGATCCGTTCGGCGTGGCGGCTCTCGCCCGAGGAGCACATCGGTGTGCTGGCGCTGCCGTACCCGTCGCTGGGGGAGCGGCTGCCGGACCTGCTGCGCGGCGGGGCCACCGTGCGGATCGGCCTCAGCCCCGCCTACCCGCACCTGCGGGAAACCCCGCGGGCGTTGCGGCTCGCGCGACTGGCGCTGGGCACCCTGCCGCCGGGGCAGGCCGACGTCGCGCCCTGGGACGACGCGCCGGTGGCCGTGCTGATCGCCGCCGCGCCCGGGGAGGCCGAGCGGGTCGCGAGCACGGTGTTCGGCCCGCTGCTGGACCTGCCGCCCGCCGACCGGAAGGTGCTGGTCGACACCCTCGACGCGTGGTTCGCCTGCGGCGGGTCCGCCGCGGAGGCGGGCAAGCGGCTCTACTGCCACGCCAACACGGTGCGCTACCGGTTGCGGCGGGTTGAGGAGCTCACCGGGCGCGGGCTGGGCGATCCGAAGGCGGTCGCCGAACTGGCGACGGCGCTGCAGGTCGTGCGGCTGCTGCCGGTGCGCGGCTGA
- a CDS encoding GMC family oxidoreductase N-terminal domain-containing protein, which yields MRDVIVIGAGAGGSVVAKELAARGLDVLVLEAGGYADPETDWTHYENDANNPLTGFMRFGPADRSRPAWFRETPQNSLLWQLAGVGGTTQHYFGNSPRAYPGVFAGYDGSDAAAYDTAHLFPFTYADLVPYYEWVEATLPVHTAAMGTKESVFFRGCEKLGMALPTTKTTTGDSYRPQENAILPPGGTAGRFSGHDDPRVQWPLATGCTFCGYCFQGCKHPAGAPRTMAAKRSADNSYMPMALTADAWSPHGKPVSLVTDAFVTRIRSEQRGGETVATGVSWRSVTTGEEHTEDARVVVLSAGCTENPRLWFNSGLPNPNDWVGRGYTDHYFDWVIGLFDDYTGSTKGAASAARADFPGRGGIMNVGLPPAIQQFALTFSDSGIRGQYGNGRGFTGPWDGPTGRLMGEELKEVLTHGADRLFNILVMTDDDVEPHNRATLSALPADEHGPVAKVEMRQRARSARTVANREFLARKAVEVVRAAGARKVFRIDWPPLILHVHSSIRMGLSERDSVLDDAAEARWVRRLFVADNSALANALGGPNPTLTSQAVATRTAEQIVRRYFGGEGWVRTESPVVSTDARVTRRFAQVAAN from the coding sequence ATGCGTGACGTCATCGTCATCGGCGCCGGGGCGGGCGGCTCGGTGGTCGCCAAGGAACTGGCCGCCCGCGGCCTGGACGTGCTCGTCCTCGAAGCGGGCGGGTACGCCGACCCCGAGACCGACTGGACCCACTACGAGAACGACGCGAACAACCCGCTCACCGGCTTCATGCGGTTCGGCCCGGCGGACCGCTCCCGGCCGGCGTGGTTCCGAGAGACCCCGCAGAACTCGCTGTTGTGGCAGCTGGCCGGGGTCGGCGGCACCACGCAGCACTACTTCGGCAACTCGCCGCGCGCCTACCCGGGCGTGTTCGCCGGGTACGACGGGAGCGACGCGGCCGCCTACGACACCGCGCACCTGTTCCCCTTCACCTACGCCGACCTGGTGCCCTACTACGAATGGGTCGAGGCCACCCTGCCGGTGCACACCGCGGCGATGGGCACGAAGGAGTCGGTGTTCTTCCGCGGCTGCGAGAAGCTCGGCATGGCGCTGCCGACCACGAAGACCACGACCGGCGACTCCTACCGGCCGCAGGAGAACGCGATCCTGCCGCCCGGCGGCACCGCGGGCCGGTTCAGCGGGCACGACGACCCGCGCGTGCAGTGGCCGCTGGCCACCGGCTGCACCTTCTGCGGCTACTGCTTCCAGGGCTGCAAGCACCCGGCGGGCGCGCCGCGCACGATGGCCGCGAAGCGGTCCGCGGACAACTCCTACATGCCGATGGCACTGACCGCCGACGCGTGGTCGCCGCACGGCAAGCCGGTCTCGCTCGTCACCGACGCCTTCGTCACCCGCATCCGGTCCGAGCAGCGCGGCGGCGAGACGGTCGCGACCGGGGTGTCGTGGCGCTCGGTCACCACCGGCGAGGAGCACACCGAGGACGCCCGGGTGGTGGTGCTGTCCGCGGGCTGCACCGAGAACCCGCGGCTGTGGTTCAACAGCGGGCTGCCCAACCCCAACGACTGGGTCGGCCGCGGCTACACCGACCACTACTTCGACTGGGTGATCGGCCTGTTCGACGACTACACCGGGTCCACCAAGGGCGCGGCGTCGGCGGCGCGGGCGGACTTCCCCGGCCGCGGCGGCATCATGAACGTCGGGCTGCCGCCGGCGATCCAGCAGTTCGCGCTCACCTTCTCCGACAGCGGAATCCGCGGGCAGTACGGCAACGGACGCGGTTTCACCGGCCCGTGGGACGGCCCCACCGGGCGGCTGATGGGTGAGGAGCTCAAGGAGGTGCTGACCCACGGCGCGGACCGGTTGTTCAACATCCTGGTCATGACCGACGACGACGTCGAGCCGCACAACCGGGCGACGCTGTCGGCGCTGCCCGCGGACGAGCACGGGCCGGTGGCGAAGGTCGAGATGCGGCAGCGGGCGCGCTCGGCGCGCACCGTGGCGAATAGGGAGTTCCTGGCCCGGAAGGCGGTCGAGGTGGTCCGCGCGGCCGGGGCGCGGAAGGTGTTCCGGATCGACTGGCCGCCGCTGATCCTGCACGTCCACTCGTCGATACGGATGGGACTGTCCGAACGCGACTCGGTGCTGGACGACGCGGCCGAGGCCCGCTGGGTGCGGCGCCTGTTCGTCGCCGACAACTCCGCGCTGGCCAACGCGCTCGGCGGCCCCAACCCGACGCTGACCAGCCAGGCCGTGGCGACCCGCACGGCCGAGCAGATCGTGCGGCGCTACTTCGGCGGCGAGGGCTGGGTGCGCACCGAGTCGCCCGTGGTGTCCACCGACGCCCGCGTCACCCGGCGGTTCGCGCAGGTGGCCGCGAACTGA
- a CDS encoding MFS transporter → MTHAIPAKAGRREWLALAVLALPTLLVSIDVYVLLLALPHLAADLGASSVEQLWITDVYGFLMAGFLITMGTLGDRIGRRKLLLIGAAAFGAASIAAAFASTPLMLIAARAVLGVAGAVLAPSTMSLIRTLFRDPRQMGLAIGLWGMCFSAGAVIGPVAGGALLAHFWWGSVFLLGVPAMALLLVAGPVLLPEYRDPDAGKPDLVSVALSLAAVIPAIHGLKELAQDGWRPLPLASLAAGIGFAVVFGRRQRRLEHPLLDLRLFANRSFSTALGAMMSGTLLMGALMLFITQDLQLVEGLSPLGAALWMMPAIAANTVSFVVSPVLARRFRPAYLIGAGLVVSVCGLIVLTRTGAALGPGTVATGFALIFLGSGPLVTLSTGLIMGSAPAEKAGSAAALNETSGQFGFALGLAALGSIGAAVYTSRFTPPETVPAGAAGAARESLADAVAAARDLPADLAGALLAPAREAFTGGLHLVAAISAAALAVVAALIVHLLRHVPPTGAAESVVDTRVDLDAPRG, encoded by the coding sequence ATGACCCACGCGATCCCGGCGAAGGCCGGGCGGCGGGAGTGGCTCGCGCTCGCCGTGCTCGCCCTGCCCACCCTGCTCGTCTCCATCGACGTGTACGTCCTGCTGCTCGCCCTGCCGCACCTGGCCGCCGACCTGGGCGCGAGCAGCGTCGAGCAGCTCTGGATCACCGACGTCTACGGCTTCCTCATGGCCGGGTTCCTCATCACGATGGGCACGCTCGGCGACCGGATCGGCCGCCGGAAGCTGCTGCTCATCGGCGCGGCCGCGTTCGGGGCCGCCTCGATCGCCGCTGCCTTCGCCTCCACCCCCTTGATGTTGATCGCGGCGCGCGCGGTCCTCGGGGTGGCCGGCGCCGTCCTCGCGCCCTCCACGATGTCGCTGATCCGCACCCTCTTCCGCGACCCGCGGCAGATGGGGCTGGCGATCGGGCTGTGGGGCATGTGCTTCTCGGCCGGGGCGGTGATCGGCCCGGTGGCGGGCGGCGCCCTGCTCGCGCACTTCTGGTGGGGCTCGGTGTTCCTCCTCGGCGTGCCCGCGATGGCGCTGCTGCTCGTCGCGGGCCCGGTCCTGCTGCCCGAGTACCGCGACCCGGACGCCGGAAAACCGGACCTGGTCAGCGTCGCGTTGTCGCTGGCCGCGGTGATCCCGGCGATCCACGGGCTCAAGGAACTGGCCCAGGACGGCTGGCGGCCGCTGCCGCTGGCGAGCCTGGCCGCCGGGATCGGGTTCGCGGTCGTGTTCGGCCGCAGGCAGCGACGCCTGGAGCACCCGCTGCTGGACTTGCGGCTGTTCGCGAACCGGTCGTTCAGCACGGCGCTGGGCGCGATGATGTCCGGCACGCTGCTGATGGGCGCGCTGATGCTGTTCATCACCCAGGACCTGCAACTGGTCGAAGGCCTCTCCCCGCTCGGCGCGGCGCTGTGGATGATGCCCGCGATCGCCGCGAACACCGTGTCGTTCGTCGTGTCGCCGGTGCTCGCGCGCCGGTTCCGGCCCGCGTACCTGATCGGCGCCGGGCTGGTGGTCTCGGTGTGCGGGCTGATCGTGCTCACCCGGACCGGCGCCGCGCTGGGGCCAGGCACCGTGGCGACCGGGTTCGCGCTGATCTTCCTCGGCTCCGGCCCGCTGGTCACCCTGAGCACCGGCCTGATCATGGGTTCCGCGCCGGCGGAGAAGGCGGGCTCCGCCGCCGCCCTCAACGAGACCAGCGGCCAGTTCGGGTTCGCGCTCGGGCTCGCCGCGCTCGGCAGCATCGGCGCCGCGGTCTACACCAGCCGCTTCACCCCGCCGGAGACCGTTCCGGCCGGGGCCGCCGGCGCCGCGCGGGAAAGCCTCGCCGACGCGGTCGCCGCCGCCCGCGACCTGCCCGCGGACCTGGCCGGGGCGCTGCTCGCCCCGGCGCGCGAGGCGTTCACCGGCGGGCTGCACCTGGTCGCCGCGATCAGCGCCGCCGCGCTCGCCGTGGTGGCCGCGCTGATCGTCCACCTGCTGCGCCACGTTCCGCCGACCGGCGCAGCGGAGTCCGTTGTGGACACCCGGGTGGACCTTGACGCTCCGCGCGGGTGA